ACAGGTCCAGCCCCTGCTCGCGCGCGAGGATGAGCGCCTTCCTCGCCGCGTCCGTGCCCGCCAGGTCCTCGCGGGGATGGGGCTCCGTGAAGCCCTTCTCCCGCGCGGTCCGCACCGCCTTCGACAGCGGAACTCCGTCCATCAACTGCTGGCTCAAATAGCCGAGCGTCCCGGAGAACGAACCCTCCACCCCGTGCACCCGATCCCCCGTGCGCACCAGGTCCTTCAACGTCTGGATGACCGGCAGGCCCGCGCCCACCGTCGTCTCGTAGTGGTACGCGCGGTGGTTGAGGTGCGCGGTGCTCCGCAGCCGCTCCCACACCTCGCGCGGCTGCGTCAGCGGCTTCTTGTTCGCCGCCACCACGTGGATGCCGCTGCGGAACGCCTCCAGGTACAGCGTCTCCATGCCCTCCGCCGCGGTGCAGTCCACCAACACCGGCACCGGCAGCCGGCGCAGCGGCTCCAGCAGGGCCTCCACCACGGACGGGGACGCGCCCTCCGGCACGGACTCGATGCGCTCGCGCCACTGATTCAGCGGAATCCCCTCTGGCGAGAAGAGCACCCGCCGGCTGTCCGCGAGCCCCACCAGGTTGATCTGGATGCCATGGTCCTGCGCGAGCGTCTGCTGCAACGTGCGCAGCTGCTCCAGCAGCTGACTGCCCACCACCCCGTGGCCCAGCACCAGCACGCTCACCTCTTCGTGGGCGAAGTGGAAGGCCGCATGCACCGTGCGCACCGTCAGCGCTGTCTCCGCCCCGTCCACGATGAACGAGATGGACCGCGCGCTCGCCGTCTGCGCGATGGCGCGCACATTGATCCCCAGCGCCCCCAGCGGCTGGAACAACCGCCCGGCCACGTTGGCCCCCTGGCCCATCGCCTCCGCCACCAGGGCCACCTGCGTCACCGGCGCGCGCAGCTGGGGCGGCTGCAACGCGCCTCGCTCCAGCTCCGGCGCCAGCTCCCGCCGAAGCACCTCCTCCGCGCGGGCCGCGTGCACCCGGCGCAACACCACCGCCACCGAGCGCCCCGGCGGCGACTGCGCCGCCATCCACGCGTCGATGCCCGCCGCCTCCAGCGCCTGCAGTGCTCGCGGTCCCACCGGCCGGGCCGCCTCCTCGGTGCCACCCTCCAGGCCCAGCAGCGCCAGGTCCTCCAGCGACACCACGCACGTCGGCACGCCGCCATCGCCCACGCCGTGCAGGTCGATGAGCGTCCCGGGTTCGTCGGGCTGTTGCAGGTGCCGCACGCGAAGCGGGATGTCCGCGTCGCGCAGCGTGGACAGCGCGCGCGGGTGCAGCGTGGGCAGGCCCAGGTACACCAGCTCCAGCGCCTCCGTGTAGCTCAGGTGGGGCACCGGCCGCGCATCCGCCACATGGAGCGGATCCGCCGTCATCACGCCGGGCACGTCCGTCCACAGCGTGAGCGGCGTGCCCAGCAGCACGGACAGCACCGCCGCCGTCTCGTCCGCGCCGTCCGCTCCCAGCGTCGTGGAGCGCCCATCGAGCGACACGCCCCGTCCCCCCGCGTGCAGCGTCAGCCTTCCCTCCCAAGCAGGCCGCAGCGTCGCGACGCGGGCGCGGGTGTGCTCGCGGTTCACGCGGGCGTGCCCGGGCTCACCCTCCGTCACCGTCCAGTCCGCGGCGTCCACCTCCAGCGACGGCACGCCGCGCGATCCCAGCAGCCGCGCGAGCAGCGCCGACGTCAGCCGCTCGCCCGCGCCGCGCACCACGTCCTCCAGCGCGGGCCTCCGCTCGCGCACCAGGCTGGCGCCATCCAGCGCGCGCCGCGCGGGCTCCAGCAGCGCCGCCAGCGTCCGCGTGCCGTCCGCCTCCACGGACGTGGAGCCCGGGGGCGCGCCCAGCCGCCGCTCGGCGTCCTCCAACATCAACAGGCCCCGCGCGAGCAGCCCATCCAGCTCCTGCCGCGCCAGCGTGGAGTTGCCCTTCAACGCGATGGACAGCGCGGCCTCCAACCCCACGGAGAGCCACGGTGGCGAGGACACGATGGCGGCGCGCGTGGTGCCCGCGTCGCGGCGGGACAGGTGCGTGGCCACGGACGCGAGGCCTTGGGCGGTGTCGAGGAGGAGGGGCGCGTAGCGGGTGATGCTGACAGGTGCGGTCATGACGTCTTCCGGGCGCGGACGCCGGCAGGAGAGGAGATGCGGGCGTCGCGGCCCACGCCCGGAGGCAGGGCGAGGGCGCGCAGCAGCAGGGGCGCGAGCGCGTCCCATTCGATGAGGAAGCCGTCGTGGCCATGCACGCTGCACAGGGCCGCGTATTCGGCGTGGAGCCCCTGCGCGCGCAGGCGCCGGGACAGGGCCTTCATGTGTTCAGGAGGGAAGAGCGCGTCCCGGTCGATGCCGATGCTCAGCGTGCTCGCCCGGATGCGGTCCACGCCGGGGCCGCCCCGGGGCGTCGGGACGCGCGTGAGGTCGTGGTGGTCCATGGCGCCCAGCAGCGTCAGATAGGCGCGGGCATCGAAGCGCGCCTCCAGCTTCGCGCCCTGGTGCTCCAGGTAGCTCTCCACCGGGTACAGCGCGCGCGAGGACCACGCCTGGGGCCGGGGTTGCAGTGCGTCCAGGCCCGCCTCCGCGCGGTAGGTGAGCGTCGCCAGCTGGCGGGCCAGCTCCAGTCCGCGCCGGGGGGACTCGGGATACTCGGGGTCGAGCAGGATGGCCTGCCGGGCCACGTGGTTCCAGCCCACCACCCACGCGGACGCGGCCTCCGCCGTCGCGATGGGCACCATGCGCTGGAAGCGCTCCGGCGCCAGCGCCGCCAGGCACAGCACCACCATGCCGCCCAGCGACCCGCCGGTGACGAGCGCCACCTCCTCCACGCCCAGCGCATCCAGCGCGGCGAGGATGGAGCGGGCCTGGTCCCACGGCGTCACCGTGGCGGGCAGGCTCCGCTCATCCAGGCGCAGGTCGCCCTTGGCCAGCACCGGCGCCGGGCCGAAGCGCGTGTCATCGGTGCGCAGCGGGAAGCCTTCGTCCGCGGGGCCCGCGGTGCCGTAGCAGGAGCCCAGGTTGTTGAAGCACAGCAGCCGCACGCGCGAAGGGTCCAACGGCCGGCCCGGCCCGATGACGGGCGCCCACCAGCCGCCTTCCCCTCCGGCGTTCATGTCCCCGGTGAGCGCGTGCACGAGCAGCACCGTGGGCGCCGCCGCGTCCGGTGCGCGGCGGGGACCGGCGCGGCGCGCGTGGGTGGCCGCGTCGCGCAGCTCGGAGGCGGTCCGGCGCACCACGCGCAGCCGGCCTTCGCGCGTGGCCTCCTCGGAGTGCACGAGGGCGCGGGACTGCAACCACGCGAGGTCCTCCGGGGGCCCCCACCACCAGCCGCGCACCAGGTGGGGCGCCACGCGGGCGCCGGCCTCCAGCGGCAGGTCCGGCAGTGACAGGTCGAAGACGCGCGGGGTCTCCGCGCGCGGGGGAATGTCCACGGTGGGCCTCACGGGTCGCATGGCATCAGGCCGCGTTCAGGGCCTGGTCCAGGTCGGCCAGGATGTCGTCCAGGTGCTCCAGGCCCACGGACAGGCGCACCAGGTCGTCGGTGACGCCCGTGCTGGCGCGCTCCTCCGGGGTGAGCTGTTCGTGCGTGGTGGACGCGGGGTGGATGATGAGCGAGCGCGTGTCGCCGATGTTCGCGAGCAGGCTCCACAGCTTCACGCCGTCAATCACCTTGCGCCCCGCGGACAGGCCGCCCTTCACGCCGAAGG
This Corallococcus silvisoli DNA region includes the following protein-coding sequences:
- a CDS encoding amino acid kinase family protein, which codes for MTAPVSITRYAPLLLDTAQGLASVATHLSRRDAGTTRAAIVSSPPWLSVGLEAALSIALKGNSTLARQELDGLLARGLLMLEDAERRLGAPPGSTSVEADGTRTLAALLEPARRALDGASLVRERRPALEDVVRGAGERLTSALLARLLGSRGVPSLEVDAADWTVTEGEPGHARVNREHTRARVATLRPAWEGRLTLHAGGRGVSLDGRSTTLGADGADETAAVLSVLLGTPLTLWTDVPGVMTADPLHVADARPVPHLSYTEALELVYLGLPTLHPRALSTLRDADIPLRVRHLQQPDEPGTLIDLHGVGDGGVPTCVVSLEDLALLGLEGGTEEAARPVGPRALQALEAAGIDAWMAAQSPPGRSVAVVLRRVHAARAEEVLRRELAPELERGALQPPQLRAPVTQVALVAEAMGQGANVAGRLFQPLGALGINVRAIAQTASARSISFIVDGAETALTVRTVHAAFHFAHEEVSVLVLGHGVVGSQLLEQLRTLQQTLAQDHGIQINLVGLADSRRVLFSPEGIPLNQWRERIESVPEGASPSVVEALLEPLRRLPVPVLVDCTAAEGMETLYLEAFRSGIHVVAANKKPLTQPREVWERLRSTAHLNHRAYHYETTVGAGLPVIQTLKDLVRTGDRVHGVEGSFSGTLGYLSQQLMDGVPLSKAVRTAREKGFTEPHPREDLAGTDAARKALILAREQGLDLSMEDVEVEPFVPHEYLEEADVERFLTGLEKLDRTFTARIEGLRAEGKVLRYLARIDPAVKEGPVLRVGPVAVSKEHPATRLRGSEAFVAFSTERYADYPLLVQGAGAGGPVTAAGVLADILKIAQGLRGR
- a CDS encoding alpha/beta fold hydrolase, encoding MRPVRPTVDIPPRAETPRVFDLSLPDLPLEAGARVAPHLVRGWWWGPPEDLAWLQSRALVHSEEATREGRLRVVRRTASELRDAATHARRAGPRRAPDAAAPTVLLVHALTGDMNAGGEGGWWAPVIGPGRPLDPSRVRLLCFNNLGSCYGTAGPADEGFPLRTDDTRFGPAPVLAKGDLRLDERSLPATVTPWDQARSILAALDALGVEEVALVTGGSLGGMVVLCLAALAPERFQRMVPIATAEAASAWVVGWNHVARQAILLDPEYPESPRRGLELARQLATLTYRAEAGLDALQPRPQAWSSRALYPVESYLEHQGAKLEARFDARAYLTLLGAMDHHDLTRVPTPRGGPGVDRIRASTLSIGIDRDALFPPEHMKALSRRLRAQGLHAEYAALCSVHGHDGFLIEWDALAPLLLRALALPPGVGRDARISSPAGVRARKTS